The Megalobrama amblycephala isolate DHTTF-2021 linkage group LG7, ASM1881202v1, whole genome shotgun sequence genome window below encodes:
- the LOC125271159 gene encoding microfibril-associated glycoprotein 4-like, with the protein MAMMVFLVVLLSVVLVSGCSTDESTPVDCSDLYKAGQTVSGIYSIYPGSGFPVWVYCDMISDGKDEDKGGWTVFQRRMDGSVNFYRPWNQYKRGFGNVESEYWLGLENMYQLSRNRKYMLRVDLEDFTGKKVFAQYSSFSVDCETDGYKLLVSGFKDGGAGDSLTLHNGMKFSTFDKDQDTWGNNCAKSFLGAFWYAACHHANPNGVYLWGEDPTIFAIGNVWYHYKSNYAVGLKSISMKIKRVS; encoded by the exons ATGGCA ATGATGGTGTTTCTAGTGGTTCTTCTCTCTGTTGTTCTGGTGAGCGGATGCAGTACTGATGAAAGCACGCCGGTCGACTGTTCTGACCTTTATAAAGCAGGACAAACAGTCAGTGGGATTTACTCCATCTATCCAGGGAGTGGCTTTCCTGTCTGGGTTTACTGTGACATGATCTCAGATGGGAAAGATGAAGATAAAGGAGGATGGACG GTGTTTCAGAGGAGAATGGACGGCAGTGTGAATTTCTATCGGCCGTGGAATCAGTACAAGAGAGGATTTGGGAATGTGGAGAGCGAATACTGGCTGG GGCTGGAGAACATGTACCAGCTGTCACGTAACAGGAAGTACATGCTGAGAGTGGATCTGGAGGACTTCACcggaaaaaaagtttttgctcAGTACTCGTCCTTCTCTGTGGATTGTGAAACTGACGGGTATAAACTGCTTGTTTCAGGGTTCAAGGATGGAGGAGCAG GTGACTCTTTGACCTTGCACAATGGTATGAAGTTCTCCACTTTTGACAAAGACCAAGACACCTGGGGAAATAACTGTGCAAAATCGTTTCTCGGGGCATTTTGGTACGCAGCCTGTCACCATGCAAACCCCAATGGTGTGTATTTATGGGGAGAAGATCCCACCATTTTCGCCATTGGAAATGTTTGGTACCACTATAAGAGCAATTACGCTGTTGGTTTGAAATCCATCAGCATGAAGATCAAACGTGTGTCTTAG
- the LOC125271158 gene encoding microfibril-associated glycoprotein 4-like, translated as MAMTVFVAALLSVFTGFVVSVPDGFKPVDCSDLYKAGQTVSGIYSIYPAGEVPVWVYCDMISGGKDEDNGGWTVIQRRMDGSINFYQPWNQYKRGFGTTEGEYWLGLENMYQLTRNRKYMLRVDLEDFEGSKGFALYSSFSVSSETDGYKLHVSGFTDGGAGDSLSAHNDQKFSTFDKDQDSYGSNCAKEFLGAFWYKFCLNANPNGVYLWGEDDTHFSIGVVWSTWKSSFTVSLKSISMKIKRVS; from the exons ATGACGGTGTTTGTCGCGGCTCTGCTCTCTGTTTTCACGGGGTTTGTTGTGTCGGTTCCTGATGGATTCAAGCCGGTCGACTGTTCTGACCTTTATAAAGCAGGACAAACAGTCAGTGGGATTTACTCCATCTATCCAGCAGGTGAAGTTCCTGTCTGGGTTTACTGTGACATGATCTCAGGTGGGAAAGATGAAGACAATGGAGGATGGACG GTGATTCAGAGGAGAATGGACGGCAGTATTAATTTTTATCAGCCGTGGAATCAGTACAAGAGAGGATTCGGGACCACCGAGGGCGAATACTGGCTGG ggCTGGAGAACATGTACCAGCTGACACGTAACAGGAAGTACATGCTGAGAGTGGATCTGGAGGACTTTGAAGGAAGCAAGGGTTTTGCTCTGTACTCATCCTTCTCTGTGAGTTCTGAAACTGATGGGTATAAACTGCATGtttcaggattcactgatgGAGGAGCAG GCGACTCTTTATCTGCCCATAATGATCAGAAGTTCTCCACCTTTGACAAAGACCAAGACTCCTATGGAAGTAACTGTGCTAAAGAGTTTCTGGGGGCATTTTGGTACAAATTTTGTCTCAATGCAAACCCCAACGGTGTGTATTTATGGGGAGAAGATGACACCCATTTCAGCATTGGTGTTGTTTGGTCAACCTGGAAGAGCAGTTTCACTGTCAGTTTGAAATCAATCAGCATGAAGATCAAACGTGTATCTTAG